Proteins from a genomic interval of Hornefia porci:
- the rpoD gene encoding RNA polymerase sigma factor RpoD yields the protein MANETKKKTTVTKKKPAAKKGDDHRKAKPAENGQGAGNAPAADELAGLKPDELKAELVKRLLARAGEKKQVLTYSDMADYLDRYDLDKNAIDEIYEELLSKDVEITTESAPEDFAMILDGDDDDEPDDDGVVLTKSGEIDVDATVPKGIAVDDPVRMYLKEIGKVPLLTAEEEIDLAKRMEMGDERAKQRLCEANLRLVVSIAKRYVGRGMLFLDLIQEGNLGLIKAVDKFDYRKGYKFSTYATWWIRQAITRSIADQARTIRIPVHMVETINKLIRVSRQLLQTYGREPTPEEISKEMGISVEKVREIQKIAQEPVSLETPIGEEEDSHLGDFIPDDDVPAPAEAAAFSMLKEQLVEVLDTLTEREQKVLKLRFGLEDGRSRTLEEVGKEFDVTRERIRQIEAKALRKLRHPSRSKKLKDYLE from the coding sequence ATGGCAAACGAAACAAAGAAAAAAACAACTGTGACAAAAAAGAAGCCGGCGGCGAAGAAGGGGGACGACCACAGAAAGGCAAAACCGGCGGAGAACGGTCAGGGAGCCGGGAACGCTCCGGCGGCTGATGAGCTGGCGGGGCTCAAGCCCGACGAGCTGAAGGCCGAGCTGGTCAAGAGACTTCTGGCCCGTGCCGGAGAGAAGAAGCAGGTTCTGACGTATTCGGACATGGCCGATTATCTGGACCGGTATGACCTGGATAAGAATGCGATCGACGAGATCTACGAGGAACTGCTGTCCAAGGACGTGGAGATTACAACAGAATCCGCGCCGGAGGATTTCGCGATGATTCTGGACGGCGACGACGATGACGAGCCTGATGACGACGGCGTGGTGCTGACCAAATCCGGTGAGATCGATGTGGACGCGACGGTTCCCAAGGGAATTGCCGTCGATGATCCGGTTCGTATGTATCTGAAGGAGATCGGAAAAGTTCCTCTTCTGACGGCAGAGGAGGAGATCGATCTGGCGAAGCGGATGGAGATGGGCGACGAGAGAGCCAAGCAGCGGCTCTGCGAGGCGAATCTCAGACTTGTCGTCAGTATAGCGAAGCGCTACGTCGGCCGGGGAATGCTGTTTCTGGATCTGATTCAGGAGGGGAATCTCGGACTGATTAAGGCCGTCGATAAATTCGATTACCGCAAGGGTTATAAATTCTCGACCTATGCGACCTGGTGGATCCGTCAGGCGATTACCCGTTCTATCGCGGACCAGGCGAGAACGATCCGGATTCCGGTGCATATGGTGGAGACGATCAACAAGCTGATCCGGGTTTCCCGTCAGCTGCTTCAGACTTACGGGAGAGAGCCGACGCCGGAAGAGATTTCAAAGGAAATGGGGATTTCAGTCGAAAAGGTCCGGGAGATTCAGAAGATCGCCCAGGAGCCGGTTTCACTGGAAACGCCGATAGGCGAGGAGGAAGACAGCCATCTGGGCGACTTCATTCCTGACGACGACGTGCCCGCTCCGGCAGAAGCGGCAGCCTTCTCCATGCTGAAGGAGCAGCTGGTGGAGGTGCTGGACACGCTGACAGAGCGGGAGCAGAAGGTTCTGAAGCTCCGGTTCGGTCTGGAGGACGGCCGTTCCCGGACGCTGGAGGAGGTCGGCAAGGAATTCGACGTCACCAGAGAAAGGATCCGGCAGATCGAGGCGAAGGCCCTCCGGAAACTCCGCCATCCCAGCAGGAGCAAGAAACTGAAGGATTATCTGGAATAG
- the dut gene encoding dUTP diphosphatase, with protein MKIKIISRSGRIPAYETGGAAGFDIRALLEHDFVLPAGGRALVPTGLYFEIPEGFEAQVRARSGLAIRHGIGLVNGVGTVDSDYRGEICVPLINWGDRDFVIHDGDRIAQVVISRVEQVEFEEVEVLSDTRRGGGGFGHTGV; from the coding sequence ATGAAGATAAAAATAATCAGCAGAAGCGGCAGGATCCCTGCCTATGAAACAGGCGGCGCGGCGGGTTTTGATATCCGGGCGCTGCTCGAACATGATTTTGTTCTCCCCGCGGGAGGACGGGCGCTGGTGCCGACGGGACTTTATTTCGAAATTCCGGAGGGCTTTGAGGCGCAGGTGCGCGCCCGGTCGGGACTGGCGATTCGCCACGGTATCGGTCTGGTCAACGGAGTCGGTACCGTGGACAGTGATTATCGCGGTGAGATCTGCGTCCCCCTGATTAACTGGGGGGATAGGGACTTCGTGATCCACGACGGAGACCGGATTGCCCAGGTGGTGATCAGCAGGGTGGAACAGGTGGAGTTTGAAGAGGTCGAAGTACTTTCGGACACCCGTCGGGGCGGAGGAGGCTTCGGTCATACGGGGGTATAA
- a CDS encoding deoxyguanosinetriphosphate triphosphohydrolase — protein MRRREELEEKELRELSLFASKAAVSRGRAEEEEPCPFRTCFQRDRDRIIHSKAFRRLMHKTQVFLSPEGDHYRTRLTHTLEVTQVARTIARTLNLNEDLTEAIALGHDLGHTPFGHNGESVLNAVCPGGFRHNEQSLRVVDVLEYHNGKRGMNLTFEVRNGILNHTGDLKAKTLEGQIVGISDRIAYINHDIDDAIRSGVIRQKDLPSGPIELFGERHGDRIANMIENVVVNSDGKNEIAMDREHAEQLKVLRDFMFKNVYKSRSVKKEEDLAKVEVVLTSLYNYFLSHPEKMPDDLRELGKEEGTEIAVKDYVAGMTDRYAVSLYTDIFVPDMTYGYRK, from the coding sequence ATGCGGAGACGTGAAGAACTTGAGGAAAAGGAATTAAGGGAGCTTTCGCTGTTCGCCAGCAAGGCGGCGGTGAGCAGGGGCCGCGCTGAAGAAGAGGAGCCGTGTCCGTTCCGCACGTGTTTTCAGCGTGACCGGGACCGCATCATTCATTCCAAGGCGTTCCGGAGACTGATGCACAAGACGCAGGTATTTCTCTCTCCGGAGGGGGATCATTACCGGACGCGGCTGACGCACACGCTGGAGGTGACACAGGTGGCCCGGACGATTGCCCGGACGCTGAATCTGAACGAGGATCTTACAGAGGCCATCGCGCTGGGGCACGACCTGGGTCATACTCCCTTCGGCCATAACGGGGAGAGCGTGCTGAACGCCGTCTGCCCCGGCGGATTCCGCCACAATGAGCAGAGTCTGCGGGTAGTGGATGTGCTGGAATACCATAACGGAAAGCGGGGAATGAATCTCACCTTTGAAGTCCGCAACGGGATCCTGAACCATACCGGGGATCTGAAGGCGAAGACGCTGGAGGGACAGATCGTCGGGATCAGCGACAGAATCGCCTATATCAACCACGACATCGATGACGCCATTCGCAGCGGGGTGATCCGGCAGAAGGATCTTCCGTCCGGCCCCATTGAGCTGTTCGGGGAACGGCACGGCGATCGTATCGCCAACATGATTGAAAATGTGGTCGTGAACAGCGACGGAAAAAACGAGATCGCCATGGACAGGGAGCATGCAGAACAGCTGAAGGTCCTGCGGGATTTCATGTTCAAAAACGTTTATAAGAGCAGATCGGTGAAGAAGGAAGAAGACCTCGCCAAGGTGGAGGTCGTCCTGACCTCTCTGTATAACTATTTCCTGTCGCATCCTGAGAAGATGCCCGATGATCTCCGGGAACTGGGGAAGGAAGAGGGAACGGAAATCGCCGTGAAGGATTATGTTGCGGGGATGACTGACCGGTATGCGGTGAGTCTGTACACGGATATTTTCGTACCGGACATGACCTACGGATATCGGAAATGA
- a CDS encoding M16 family metallopeptidase, which yields MGVRTIPLGDDDLYAERIMNNLFGGSMSSRLFQNIREQKGLAYSVCSMLGTYSTDGYMEIYAGVSHEKIRDAIAGIREELQALKDAPVSAEELESSREQMKSGYVFSQESTSSRMMANGKNFMLIGRAFVPEEVIEGYDKVTVGDIERLKQMICDLDRYSAVVVSGTRVNLRSMMGRA from the coding sequence ATGGGGGTACGGACAATTCCTCTGGGAGACGATGACCTGTACGCGGAGCGGATCATGAACAACCTCTTCGGCGGCAGCATGAGCTCCCGACTGTTCCAGAACATCCGGGAGCAGAAGGGGCTTGCATATTCCGTCTGCTCCATGCTGGGGACGTACAGCACTGACGGATACATGGAGATTTACGCCGGCGTCAGCCACGAGAAGATCCGCGACGCCATCGCGGGAATCCGGGAGGAGCTGCAGGCGCTGAAGGACGCGCCGGTGTCCGCAGAGGAGCTGGAATCCTCCAGAGAACAGATGAAATCGGGATATGTCTTCAGCCAGGAGAGCACCTCCTCGCGGATGATGGCCAACGGGAAGAACTTCATGCTCATCGGACGGGCCTTTGTTCCTGAAGAGGTAATCGAGGGATATGACAAAGTCACGGTCGGAGATATTGAGCGTCTCAAGCAGATGATCTGCGACCTCGACCGGTACTCAGCGGTCGTCGTGTCGGGAACGAGGGTCAATCTGCGGTCGATGATGGGACGTGCGTGA
- the dnaG gene encoding DNA primase yields MSVSFSAGSIENLKSRVDIVDVIGQVVPLKRAGSNYKGLCPFHGEKTPSFMVSESRQYFTCFGCGAKGDVIEFVKRYYNMDFVEAVEKLARDYGVTMETRSYDDHRGEYYEINRMAARFFYDAFTKKANRGYSYMEGRGIAPATLKKFGIGYADGEWDSLYRFMVSQGVEVKKLQELGLVSTGKGKCYDRFRNRVMFPIINTSGKVIGFGGRAVSPEDSPKYLNSPESRIFQKKNNLYGLNISRKAAGDEGFLILVEGYMDVIALYQSGVHNVAASLGTALTENQARLIHRYTKEVVLSYDADRAGRAAALRGIEILRKEGSKVKVLHVTDGKDPDEYVKKNGRDAFLELVGNALSYGEYKLESAKLGYDLSIDEDRLDYMKKAVEIIAAMSPLEQEIYKKKMAGDLGVAESAIDRELALREDRRASQTAEAGRKTRREEDAPEEREEISPLEKTLLKLVLTDDDYLPRLAEETEVELSLPARNILEQALQEKKRRPDSVLDAAQLIEGLPETEGRTLQQLMEEILLDPEHEKVYEECLRTARSEKLAKREQELLTMLSMADEGGSQEQIRQMTDELMRIQRERKNLR; encoded by the coding sequence ATGAGTGTTTCATTTTCTGCGGGGTCAATTGAAAATCTGAAGAGCCGGGTCGATATCGTCGATGTGATCGGGCAGGTCGTTCCGCTGAAACGGGCGGGTTCCAATTATAAAGGGCTCTGTCCGTTCCACGGCGAGAAGACGCCTTCCTTTATGGTGTCGGAATCGAGGCAGTATTTCACCTGCTTCGGCTGCGGCGCAAAGGGCGACGTGATCGAGTTCGTCAAGCGGTACTATAACATGGATTTTGTGGAAGCCGTGGAGAAGCTGGCCCGGGATTACGGCGTGACGATGGAGACGCGGAGCTACGATGATCACCGCGGGGAATATTATGAAATCAACCGCATGGCGGCGCGGTTCTTCTATGACGCGTTCACAAAGAAGGCGAACCGGGGGTACAGCTACATGGAAGGACGGGGAATCGCCCCGGCGACTCTAAAGAAGTTCGGAATCGGCTACGCGGACGGAGAATGGGACAGTCTGTACCGGTTCATGGTGTCTCAGGGCGTCGAGGTGAAAAAACTTCAGGAACTCGGTTTGGTTTCCACCGGCAAGGGTAAATGTTATGACAGATTCCGCAACCGCGTCATGTTCCCGATTATCAACACGAGCGGGAAGGTGATCGGATTCGGCGGAAGAGCCGTCAGTCCGGAGGACAGCCCGAAGTATCTGAATTCACCGGAGAGCAGGATTTTCCAGAAGAAGAATAATCTGTACGGTCTGAACATATCCCGGAAGGCGGCGGGGGACGAAGGCTTTCTGATCCTTGTGGAAGGATATATGGATGTCATCGCCCTCTACCAGAGCGGGGTACACAATGTCGCGGCGTCGCTGGGAACGGCGCTTACGGAGAATCAGGCCAGACTGATTCATCGATATACAAAGGAAGTCGTGCTGAGCTATGACGCCGACCGGGCCGGACGGGCCGCGGCGCTGCGCGGAATCGAGATCCTCCGGAAGGAGGGCAGCAAGGTGAAGGTGCTTCACGTTACAGACGGAAAGGATCCGGATGAGTATGTAAAGAAAAACGGCCGGGACGCCTTTCTGGAGCTGGTGGGAAATGCTTTGTCCTACGGGGAATACAAGCTGGAATCCGCGAAGCTGGGGTACGACCTGAGCATCGACGAGGACCGCCTCGATTATATGAAAAAGGCAGTGGAAATCATCGCCGCCATGAGCCCTCTGGAGCAGGAGATTTACAAAAAAAAGATGGCCGGCGACCTGGGCGTTGCGGAGTCTGCCATTGACCGGGAGCTTGCGCTCCGCGAGGACAGGAGAGCGTCGCAGACGGCGGAGGCCGGGAGAAAGACACGCCGGGAGGAAGACGCGCCGGAAGAGCGGGAGGAGATTTCCCCGCTGGAGAAGACGCTTCTGAAGCTGGTCCTGACCGATGACGATTATCTTCCGCGGCTTGCGGAGGAAACAGAGGTGGAGCTTTCGCTCCCCGCGCGGAATATTCTTGAACAGGCTCTGCAGGAGAAGAAACGCAGACCGGATTCCGTCCTGGACGCCGCGCAGCTGATTGAGGGACTGCCGGAAACGGAGGGCCGGACGCTGCAGCAGCTGATGGAGGAGATTCTGCTGGATCCGGAGCATGAAAAGGTGTACGAGGAATGCCTGAGAACAGCCAGAAGCGAGAAACTGGCGAAGCGGGAACAGGAGCTTCTGACGATGCTGTCCATGGCGGATGAGGGCGGCAGTCAGGAACAGATCCGGCAGATGACCGATGAACTGATGCGAATACAGAGAGAGCGGAAAAATCTCAGATAA
- a CDS encoding tRNA (adenine(22)-N(1))-methyltransferase, giving the protein MKLSERLQTIADEIRTGETMADIGTDHGFLPISLKQSGKCPGVILTDISRGSLDKAIRDCRLYGPEEEFDLRIGDGLSVLLPGEVDNIVIAGMGGILITEILSADPALSRSFGTYILQPRNNPGRLRFWLAENGYEIIREHIVREGRFLPVIMTVRPGETGGRHGRYEDAPELWDYPDSMLRDRNPYSREYLETERERQQRILDAISAGDGEDRVQEQKAVRRLRRIGDLLREMN; this is encoded by the coding sequence ATGAAACTCAGTGAGAGATTACAGACGATCGCCGATGAAATCAGAACGGGAGAAACCATGGCCGACATCGGTACAGACCATGGTTTTTTGCCTATCAGTCTGAAGCAGAGCGGTAAATGCCCCGGGGTGATTCTGACGGATATCAGCCGCGGTTCTCTGGACAAGGCGATTCGGGACTGCCGACTCTACGGCCCGGAGGAGGAGTTCGATCTGCGGATCGGCGACGGTCTGTCCGTGCTGCTGCCGGGTGAGGTGGACAATATAGTCATCGCAGGGATGGGCGGTATCCTGATTACAGAGATTCTGAGTGCGGATCCTGCGCTGAGCAGGTCATTCGGCACGTACATCCTGCAGCCCAGGAATAATCCCGGGCGGCTCCGCTTCTGGCTGGCGGAAAACGGATACGAGATAATCCGGGAGCATATCGTGAGGGAAGGCCGGTTCCTGCCTGTGATTATGACTGTGCGGCCGGGAGAGACCGGCGGCCGGCACGGCCGTTATGAAGACGCCCCGGAGCTGTGGGATTATCCCGATTCAATGCTGCGGGACCGGAACCCGTACAGCCGGGAATATCTCGAGACAGAGCGGGAGCGGCAGCAGAGGATCCTGGACGCGATTTCCGCAGGAGACGGAGAGGATCGGGTACAGGAACAAAAGGCGGTTCGGCGGCTGCGCCGGATCGGGGATTTGTTAAGGGAGATGAATTGA
- a CDS encoding M16 family metallopeptidase, translating to MIKTRTLNNGVRVVMEHMPSVQSVSIGIWVHTGAVNETEKNAGVSHFVEHMMFKGTEKRTARQIAGDIDRIGGQMNAFTGKEATCYYVKSVAENYRKAADVLVDMLEHSLFDKAEMDRERRVICEEIKMTRDTPDDLAHDTLMDEIFRGDSLGNSILGTPTSLKRITRNVITDYVRTHYVRENIVVSVAGRFDEDDFCEYFENSFQTLGRELPENRMKRGNTDHRSAH from the coding sequence ATGATAAAGACGAGAACATTGAATAACGGAGTCCGGGTGGTCATGGAGCATATGCCATCGGTGCAGTCTGTTTCCATCGGCATATGGGTTCACACCGGCGCGGTGAATGAAACAGAGAAAAACGCGGGCGTATCTCACTTTGTGGAACACATGATGTTCAAGGGCACAGAAAAGAGAACCGCGCGGCAGATTGCCGGCGACATTGACCGCATCGGTGGACAGATGAACGCCTTTACCGGCAAAGAGGCAACCTGCTACTATGTGAAATCCGTCGCGGAAAACTATCGTAAGGCGGCTGATGTTCTGGTGGACATGCTGGAGCATTCTCTTTTTGACAAAGCCGAGATGGACCGGGAGCGCAGGGTTATCTGCGAGGAGATTAAAATGACCAGAGACACGCCGGATGACCTGGCGCACGACACACTGATGGACGAGATTTTCAGGGGCGACAGTCTGGGAAATTCCATTCTGGGAACTCCGACGTCGCTGAAGCGTATTACCCGCAATGTAATCACGGATTACGTCAGAACTCATTATGTGCGGGAAAATATCGTGGTTTCCGTCGCCGGAAGGTTTGACGAGGATGATTTCTGCGAATACTTCGAGAACAGCTTTCAGACGCTGGGACGGGAGCTGCCGGAGAACCGGATGAAGCGGGGGAATACAGACCATCGCTCCGCTCACTGA
- a CDS encoding MATE family efflux transporter, whose amino-acid sequence MKKRKDEKTETIDSERKTGGTRTDVGAENGELRIDSDANKMGTAPEGKLLASMAWPAMLSMTIAALYNIVDSVFVAMLSEKALTAVSLIMPLQMLMISVAVGSAVGVNSLIARRLGARRFEEADKAASTSIRIGVFNFVAFAVIGLLIAKPFMSAYTNDPVIFSYGEEYLRIVTTLCLFSMVEIQLEKVLQATGNMIAPMIISLSGAVTNIVLDPVLIFGLFGMPRLEVAGAALATVIGQGMSMAVAIWIIRHREHAVEVRLRGFRIDWRVVRDIYAVGLPSMVMQAIGSFMLLGYNAILAVNATAVAVLGVYFKLQSFVFMPVFGLNQGAMPIMGYNYGARNRERLMKTYKCALIAALVIMSCGVVVFHAVPGLLLKLFSADANMMRIGMPALRIISLCFIPAAFGIICSTLFQSTGHGVYSLFASLLRQLLGILPLAYLLFHYVGLTASWASFPLAEIIGTTYSAIMLAHLYKKEIKNL is encoded by the coding sequence GTGAAGAAGCGTAAGGACGAAAAAACGGAAACGATTGACAGCGAAAGGAAAACCGGCGGAACCCGGACTGATGTCGGGGCGGAAAACGGGGAGCTGAGAATCGACAGTGACGCGAACAAGATGGGGACGGCACCGGAGGGAAAACTGCTCGCATCCATGGCGTGGCCCGCGATGCTTTCCATGACTATCGCGGCGCTGTACAACATCGTGGACAGTGTCTTTGTCGCGATGCTCAGCGAGAAAGCCCTGACGGCGGTATCATTGATTATGCCGCTGCAGATGCTGATGATTTCAGTCGCAGTGGGAAGCGCGGTCGGCGTCAATTCGCTGATTGCCAGAAGGCTGGGTGCCAGACGGTTCGAGGAAGCCGACAAGGCGGCCAGCACCAGCATCCGGATCGGCGTGTTCAACTTCGTCGCGTTCGCGGTAATCGGACTTCTGATTGCGAAGCCGTTTATGAGCGCGTATACGAATGATCCGGTGATTTTCTCTTACGGAGAGGAATATCTCCGTATCGTCACGACGCTTTGCCTTTTCAGCATGGTGGAGATCCAGCTTGAGAAGGTGCTGCAGGCGACGGGAAACATGATCGCGCCGATGATCATCAGTCTCAGCGGCGCGGTGACCAACATCGTGCTGGATCCGGTTCTGATTTTCGGACTCTTCGGTATGCCCCGGCTCGAGGTGGCGGGCGCGGCGCTGGCCACGGTAATCGGTCAGGGCATGTCCATGGCGGTTGCGATATGGATCATCCGTCACCGGGAGCATGCGGTGGAGGTACGTCTCCGCGGCTTCAGAATCGACTGGAGGGTAGTGAGAGATATTTATGCGGTCGGATTGCCCAGCATGGTGATGCAGGCGATCGGCTCCTTCATGCTGCTGGGCTATAATGCGATTCTGGCAGTGAATGCGACAGCGGTGGCGGTTTTAGGTGTTTATTTCAAGCTGCAGTCCTTTGTCTTCATGCCGGTGTTCGGTCTGAACCAGGGTGCCATGCCCATCATGGGATATAACTACGGAGCGAGGAACCGGGAGCGTCTGATGAAGACGTATAAATGCGCGCTGATTGCCGCACTGGTGATTATGAGCTGCGGCGTGGTTGTATTCCACGCAGTGCCGGGGCTCCTTCTGAAGCTCTTCAGCGCGGATGCGAATATGATGAGAATCGGTATGCCGGCGCTCCGCATCATCAGTCTGTGCTTCATTCCGGCCGCCTTCGGCATCATTTGTTCCACGCTGTTCCAGAGTACCGGCCACGGCGTGTACAGCCTGTTCGCGTCGCTGCTGCGGCAGCTTCTGGGCATCCTGCCGCTGGCCTATCTTCTGTTCCATTATGTGGGTCTGACTGCCTCCTGGGCATCCTTCCCGCTTGCGGAGATCATCGGGACGACGTATTCCGCGATAATGCTCGCGCATCTGTACAAAAAGGAGATCAAGAACCTGTAA
- a CDS encoding Nif3-like dinuclear metal center hexameric protein encodes MIKEKFYRIMEGICPVELEEDWDNCGIQINTEFQDVERVLVALEITDAVIDEAIERDADMIITHHPLIFGGLHNVDNRNITGKYINRLIRTGISVYSCHTSFDTMEGGNNDHFGEVLGLNDVEPFESGNRFCRKGVTPMEISFQEFIYQAAEALGVSVRFFSATGDLERKICTVGWCTGSGAEFMREAVDEGCDLYITGDLKYHDAQNARAMDLCVLDAGHYGTEKIFVDNMAEILSRKTNCEILKTKIDINPFV; translated from the coding sequence ATGATAAAGGAAAAATTTTATCGGATCATGGAAGGAATCTGCCCGGTTGAACTGGAGGAAGACTGGGACAACTGCGGGATACAGATCAACACGGAATTTCAGGATGTTGAGCGGGTTCTGGTCGCGCTGGAAATCACCGACGCGGTGATCGACGAGGCGATCGAGAGAGACGCGGATATGATCATAACGCATCACCCTCTGATTTTCGGCGGTCTGCATAATGTTGACAACCGGAATATCACCGGAAAGTATATCAACCGACTGATCCGCACGGGGATTTCCGTATATTCCTGTCACACGTCCTTCGATACGATGGAGGGAGGGAACAACGATCATTTCGGTGAGGTTCTGGGACTCAATGATGTGGAGCCCTTTGAGAGCGGGAACCGCTTCTGCCGCAAGGGCGTGACGCCGATGGAGATCAGCTTCCAGGAGTTCATCTATCAGGCGGCGGAGGCGCTGGGCGTCAGCGTCCGGTTCTTCAGCGCGACAGGGGATCTGGAACGGAAGATCTGCACCGTGGGATGGTGCACCGGCTCCGGTGCGGAATTCATGCGGGAGGCTGTCGATGAGGGCTGCGACCTGTACATCACCGGAGACCTGAAGTATCATGACGCGCAGAACGCCAGAGCGATGGATCTCTGTGTCCTGGACGCAGGTCATTACGGGACGGAAAAGATCTTTGTCGATAACATGGCGGAGATTCTGAGCCGCAAAACAAATTGCGAGATCCTGAAAACGAAGATTGATATCAATCCGTTTGTATGA